In Calditrichia bacterium, a single genomic region encodes these proteins:
- a CDS encoding S8 family serine peptidase → MQRWLLFTFCCLFSISAIAQSQLSPRLESALNNPRQENEFIRTLVLLSDQVDIQGLDARLYAERALPAERARRVIHTLKQKAAESQPAITAFLAAMSSADVRTVESYWINNSMMVEARASVIWQLASRTDVAYMDIDAKLELDRPVESSPAAPSTPNNAEPGLKAINAGKMWAMGYTGAGRLVMGIDTGVDGNHPALNHKWRGNSVPASQAWFDTESGSSFPNDCDSHGSHTVGIMCGIDPVTSDTIGVAPGAEWIAAKSICSGNHTSRSISALQWAMDPDGDSTTISDMPDAIGNSWYDPAVSVCSPVYASTFDAVEAAGIAVVFSAGNSGPGAQSITTPKNINTGLVNTFATGAVDGNSASMPIASFSSRGPSQCGGTGSLEIKPEASAPGVSVRSAVLSGQYGTKSGTSMACPHVVGAIALLKQAFPNKTGYELKMALYLTAKESAADVTPGEDNLYGMGVIDVYAAFMSLGAPETPANFRAYSDYQTPDAMHLTWENPTVFTNGDTLMADDFFIHIYRDGELIDSVAGDVQEYWDTGLTDGQSYTYTTFAKLDTIDIASSEVFSAWIAGGSPMPQVPTEFSVGGSDTLAQLSWLNPLQNIDGTPMDDFAGINLYRDSILVETFARATADTGQTDTVSYSPDPAGIYQWFVTAIDNESVPNESTPTNAVGTPLNLPLNDDFAVAGAPAPGMWLNSFAEVNNRAVNPPSGALALNLNGTPNGEDILELNPVDLSNADPNTLFSYQYQPQGSGNAPEEGDSLFVYFKNNLNEWVLVRSYPGSAMQPFASEEIRIADEPSGSGVFFHSQFQARFRSIGGAGPFPNDDWFIDDVYLGVPIILAINDENPIFPTTYAIESNYPNPFNPSTTIAYQLPQRSQISLVIYNAIGQEIRNLAADTREAGRYTTLWDGRDNSGKPVASGIYFYLFTANPVNGSESGFRSTHKMILLK, encoded by the coding sequence ATGCAACGATGGCTACTCTTCACATTTTGTTGTCTGTTTTCTATCTCCGCTATCGCTCAATCTCAATTATCCCCAAGACTCGAATCCGCACTAAATAATCCCCGTCAGGAAAATGAATTTATCCGCACATTGGTGTTGTTAAGCGACCAGGTTGATATTCAGGGATTGGATGCCCGGCTGTATGCAGAACGTGCATTGCCAGCCGAACGCGCCCGCCGGGTGATTCACACACTCAAACAAAAAGCGGCGGAAAGCCAGCCTGCGATAACCGCTTTTTTGGCTGCGATGTCATCTGCTGATGTGCGTACGGTTGAATCTTATTGGATTAATAATTCGATGATGGTTGAAGCGCGTGCCAGCGTTATTTGGCAATTGGCGAGCCGGACAGATGTTGCATATATGGACATCGATGCCAAACTAGAACTGGATCGTCCGGTCGAAAGCAGTCCCGCCGCACCGAGCACCCCAAATAATGCTGAACCCGGATTAAAAGCGATAAACGCCGGCAAAATGTGGGCGATGGGATACACCGGCGCCGGCCGATTGGTTATGGGAATCGACACCGGCGTGGACGGCAATCATCCGGCACTGAATCACAAATGGCGCGGAAATTCGGTTCCGGCCAGTCAGGCGTGGTTCGATACGGAAAGTGGCTCATCTTTTCCGAATGATTGCGACAGCCACGGCTCGCATACAGTTGGCATCATGTGCGGCATTGATCCGGTAACCAGCGATACCATCGGTGTTGCGCCCGGCGCGGAGTGGATCGCCGCGAAATCAATTTGTTCCGGAAACCACACCTCCCGTTCCATTTCCGCTTTGCAATGGGCGATGGACCCGGACGGTGATTCAACGACAATTTCCGATATGCCCGATGCTATCGGCAATTCCTGGTATGATCCGGCGGTGAGCGTTTGCAGCCCGGTTTACGCCAGCACATTTGACGCGGTTGAAGCCGCAGGAATTGCGGTCGTGTTTTCTGCCGGAAACAGTGGTCCCGGTGCCCAAAGCATCACCACACCCAAAAATATCAACACCGGATTGGTGAATACCTTTGCCACCGGCGCAGTGGATGGCAACTCTGCAAGTATGCCGATCGCCTCTTTCAGCAGCCGTGGACCCAGTCAATGCGGCGGCACCGGTTCGCTGGAAATCAAACCGGAAGCATCCGCGCCGGGCGTGAGCGTTCGTTCCGCAGTGCTCAGCGGGCAATACGGCACCAAAAGCGGCACTTCGATGGCCTGTCCGCACGTGGTCGGTGCAATTGCCCTGTTGAAACAAGCTTTCCCGAACAAAACCGGTTACGAATTAAAAATGGCGTTGTACCTGACCGCAAAAGAATCAGCGGCGGACGTAACACCGGGTGAGGATAACCTTTACGGCATGGGCGTAATTGATGTTTACGCGGCGTTTATGAGCCTCGGCGCACCGGAAACACCTGCGAATTTCCGGGCATACAGCGATTATCAGACACCGGATGCGATGCATCTGACCTGGGAAAATCCGACCGTTTTCACCAATGGCGATACGCTGATGGCGGATGACTTTTTTATCCATATTTATCGCGATGGCGAGTTGATTGATTCGGTTGCCGGCGATGTTCAGGAGTATTGGGACACCGGCTTAACCGATGGCCAAAGCTACACTTACACCACTTTTGCCAAGCTCGATACCATCGATATCGCCAGCAGCGAAGTATTTTCCGCATGGATTGCCGGCGGTTCGCCGATGCCGCAGGTTCCCACCGAATTTTCAGTTGGCGGCAGCGATACGCTGGCCCAGCTCAGCTGGCTGAATCCGTTGCAAAATATCGACGGCACGCCGATGGACGATTTTGCAGGCATCAACCTGTATCGCGACAGCATTTTGGTGGAAACGTTCGCCCGTGCCACTGCCGATACCGGACAAACGGATACGGTAAGCTATTCGCCCGATCCAGCAGGCATTTACCAATGGTTTGTAACTGCAATCGATAACGAGTCGGTTCCCAACGAAAGCACACCAACCAACGCTGTTGGCACGCCGCTGAATTTGCCGCTCAACGATGATTTTGCGGTTGCGGGTGCGCCTGCACCGGGAATGTGGCTGAATTCTTTTGCGGAAGTGAACAATCGCGCCGTCAACCCGCCGAGCGGCGCTTTGGCGCTGAACCTCAACGGCACGCCAAATGGCGAAGATATTCTGGAACTCAACCCGGTTGATTTATCCAATGCGGACCCCAACACGCTGTTCAGTTACCAGTATCAACCGCAAGGCTCCGGCAATGCGCCGGAGGAGGGCGATAGCCTTTTTGTCTATTTCAAAAATAACCTGAATGAGTGGGTGTTGGTGCGCTCCTATCCCGGTTCTGCGATGCAACCGTTTGCCTCTGAAGAAATCCGGATTGCCGATGAACCATCCGGCAGCGGCGTGTTTTTCCACAGCCAGTTTCAGGCGCGTTTCCGCAGTATCGGCGGCGCTGGACCTTTTCCTAATGATGACTGGTTTATTGACGATGTATATTTAGGTGTTCCGATAATTTTAGCAATTAATGATGAAAACCCAATATTTCCAACAACCTATGCGATTGAATCTAACTACCCGAATCCGTTTAATCCGTCCACAACCATCGCTTATCAGTTGCCGCAGCGCAGCCAGATTTCGCTGGTAATCTACAATGCGATCGGTCAGGAAATTCGCAATCTGGCAGCAGATACCCGCGAAGCCGGACGCTACACCACGCTTTGGGACGGACGCGATAATTCCGGAAAACCGGTTGCCAGCGGTATTTATTTTTATCTGTTTACGGCAAATCCGGTAAACGGCAGTGAATCGGGTTTTCGGTCAACCCACAAAATGATTTTATTGAAATAA
- a CDS encoding S8 family serine peptidase: MEMRYPRFVAFLLLFSVLFGTVLFANPLAKIHPRLQAELDTRAKDDKVNIYIKLADRITLQELQRETAGLSRNDRRNLVVTRLKSHAAATQSNVMAFLADARSRDEISHIENIWAINVIAMKAKPAVVYSLAQQFPEIGEIWYDPVIDIDEAKDDGGIANFNRETGANLAPMNSPQPGLTLINAPLVWAEGDSGQGVIVGNVDSGTYWRHPDLINNIWNNLGEDADGDGHTLEFNGSSWVFDPGDINGIDDDGNGRTDDFIGWDFGGNDNDPDDTDGHGTQACGLIVGDGTNGTETGVAPRAKVIILRIDGAPASAWWAAYQYAFEMGAGVTTSSFSQKWASQPDYASYRAMNDMELAAGVVHTNSTGNQGAQSTPGCNNSYPIPYNISAPGNSPSPWIHPDQQTLVGGVSSVIGCGNVSAFSDVIESSSGFGPAAWENIQSRCPTFPNSNPLSYQDYPYNLQGPVEADSIGLLKPDVSSPGASTVSTTRTGGYATFGGTSAATPHVAGLVALVLSANPDLTPEDVSRILQTTAIEKGAPGKDPRYGAGRVDAYAAFLQAKSERGAPSDITGLVAYSDYQTPDEMYLSWVNPTHLLNGDTLTGDQFSILILRDGEMVDSISGENSTFTDSDLSDGQPYFYQIFAKTHDTGSISNYSEAEWIAGGSPLPQPATHFTVAGTAGEVTVTWRSPSRNVDGTPMDDFAGVRLYQNGETVGDFLRTSADTAKADTLVFNPASSGFYDWQISVIDNELSQNESELTNAIGTPLSAPIFDEFFTAGNPNPGVWLNSFAEVNSRAIDPPSGNLALNLNGTPNGEDILDLKPVDLSVFNPSSAFVVSYSYQPQGSGNAPETGDSLQVYFKNNLGEWILVRAYPGSGVQPFQEEWVNLDSVDAGAGTFYHSQFQLRFRSTGGAGPFPNDDWFIDDVAIGANLINSISDEQAVLPAEYALLPNYPNPFNPSTTIQYDLPQASEITLTIYNMLGQQVRVLVQQSQPVGRHSSVWDGLDADGLPVSSGIYFYRLTARSSASATPFSRVQKMMLMK, translated from the coding sequence ATGGAGATGCGCTACCCTCGATTTGTTGCCTTTTTGCTATTGTTTTCCGTCCTTTTTGGCACTGTGTTGTTTGCTAACCCGTTGGCAAAAATTCATCCGCGTTTGCAGGCGGAGCTGGATACACGGGCGAAAGATGATAAAGTTAATATTTACATAAAATTAGCTGATCGGATTACGCTGCAGGAATTGCAGCGCGAAACAGCAGGTTTATCCCGAAACGACCGACGCAATCTGGTTGTGACACGCCTGAAATCGCATGCCGCTGCCACACAGTCCAATGTGATGGCGTTTTTGGCAGATGCCCGTTCCCGCGACGAAATTTCCCATATCGAAAATATTTGGGCGATCAACGTGATCGCAATGAAAGCAAAGCCGGCGGTGGTGTATTCGCTGGCGCAGCAATTTCCGGAAATCGGGGAAATTTGGTACGATCCGGTGATCGATATCGACGAAGCGAAAGATGACGGCGGCATCGCTAATTTCAACCGGGAAACCGGTGCCAACCTTGCTCCGATGAATTCGCCGCAACCCGGTTTAACGCTCATCAACGCGCCGCTGGTTTGGGCGGAAGGTGACAGTGGGCAAGGTGTGATCGTCGGAAATGTGGATAGCGGAACGTATTGGCGACATCCCGATTTGATCAATAATATCTGGAATAATTTGGGCGAAGATGCCGACGGTGACGGTCACACGCTGGAGTTTAACGGTTCATCCTGGGTGTTCGATCCGGGTGATATCAACGGCATCGATGATGACGGCAACGGTCGCACGGATGATTTTATCGGCTGGGATTTTGGCGGAAACGATAACGATCCCGATGATACGGACGGTCACGGCACCCAGGCTTGCGGTCTGATTGTCGGCGATGGCACCAACGGCACCGAAACCGGTGTTGCACCGCGCGCCAAAGTGATCATTTTACGCATCGACGGCGCACCGGCTTCTGCATGGTGGGCGGCTTATCAATACGCATTTGAAATGGGCGCGGGCGTTACCACCAGTTCGTTCAGCCAAAAATGGGCTTCGCAACCGGATTACGCATCGTACCGGGCAATGAACGATATGGAATTGGCTGCCGGCGTTGTGCACACCAATTCAACCGGAAATCAGGGTGCACAGAGCACACCCGGTTGCAACAATAGCTATCCGATACCTTATAATATATCCGCTCCGGGCAACTCGCCGTCGCCGTGGATTCATCCCGATCAGCAAACGCTGGTTGGCGGCGTCAGTTCGGTGATCGGTTGCGGAAACGTGAGCGCGTTTTCGGATGTGATCGAAAGCAGCTCCGGTTTTGGTCCCGCTGCATGGGAAAACATCCAGAGCCGCTGCCCGACCTTCCCGAACAGCAATCCGCTGAGTTATCAGGATTATCCCTATAATTTACAAGGTCCCGTCGAAGCGGATTCGATCGGATTGTTGAAACCCGATGTATCTTCGCCGGGTGCCAGCACAGTTTCGACCACCCGGACGGGCGGTTATGCCACATTTGGCGGCACCTCTGCAGCCACGCCGCACGTCGCTGGATTGGTGGCGCTGGTGCTTTCTGCCAATCCGGATTTAACGCCGGAAGATGTCAGTCGGATTTTGCAAACCACCGCCATTGAAAAAGGCGCACCGGGGAAAGACCCGCGTTACGGCGCCGGTCGGGTGGACGCTTACGCGGCGTTTTTGCAGGCTAAATCCGAACGCGGTGCACCTTCTGATATCACCGGGTTGGTGGCGTACAGCGATTACCAAACACCGGATGAAATGTATTTGTCATGGGTTAATCCCACTCATTTGTTGAACGGCGACACGTTAACGGGCGATCAATTTTCGATATTAATTCTGCGCGACGGCGAAATGGTTGACTCCATTTCCGGCGAAAATAGCACGTTTACGGACAGTGATTTGAGCGACGGACAACCATATTTTTACCAGATTTTTGCCAAAACCCACGATACCGGCAGCATCAGCAATTATTCGGAAGCCGAATGGATTGCCGGTGGCTCGCCGCTGCCGCAACCCGCAACCCATTTTACCGTAGCCGGAACCGCGGGCGAAGTAACCGTCACCTGGCGCAGCCCGTCCCGGAATGTGGATGGCACACCGATGGACGATTTTGCCGGTGTCCGTTTGTATCAGAATGGCGAAACGGTTGGCGACTTTCTGCGGACATCCGCTGATACCGCCAAAGCGGATACGTTGGTGTTCAACCCCGCATCGTCGGGATTTTACGATTGGCAGATCAGCGTGATCGATAATGAATTATCGCAAAATGAAAGCGAGCTGACCAACGCAATCGGCACACCGCTGAGCGCACCAATTTTTGATGAATTTTTTACTGCCGGAAATCCGAATCCGGGTGTGTGGCTGAACAGTTTTGCCGAGGTGAACAGCCGGGCGATCGACCCGCCATCCGGCAATTTGGCACTTAACCTGAACGGCACGCCAAACGGTGAAGATATTCTCGATCTGAAACCGGTCGATTTATCCGTTTTCAATCCGTCGAGTGCTTTTGTGGTCAGCTACAGTTACCAGCCGCAAGGCTCCGGCAATGCACCCGAAACGGGCGATAGTCTGCAGGTATATTTCAAAAACAATCTAGGTGAGTGGATTTTGGTTCGCGCATATCCCGGCAGCGGCGTTCAGCCGTTTCAGGAAGAATGGGTGAATCTGGATAGTGTTGATGCAGGCGCCGGGACGTTTTATCACAGCCAGTTCCAGCTGCGCTTCCGCTCAACCGGTGGCGCCGGACCGTTCCCGAACGATGACTGGTTTATCGACGATGTTGCGATTGGCGCAAACCTGATCAACAGTATATCGGATGAGCAAGCTGTTCTGCCGGCCGAATATGCGTTGCTGCCCAATTATCCCAATCCGTTCAATCCGAGCACAACGATTCAATACGATTTGCCCCAAGCCAGCGAAATTACCCTGACTATTTACAATATGCTCGGTCAGCAAGTGCGTGTGCTGGTGCAACAATCTCAGCCTGTCGGACGCCACAGCAGCGTTTGGGACGGGTTGGATGCCGACGGATTGCCGGTTTCCAGCGGCATTTATTTTTACCGGTTGACAGCCCGGAGCAGCGCCTCTGCAACCCCATTTTCCCGGGTTCAAAAAATGATGTTAATGAAATAG
- a CDS encoding choice-of-anchor D domain-containing protein has translation MMVQTDGGSDVSGLIGAGDLNGFVFPHSGENNFMDQLQPINSNAIWKNDATDSTHGVFNTSYGLGRAIGAVAEFGGMDNSSLSPAELLRKLEEKRANMIVRESGSKPQVERRRNENFVKKYYPAQKNVNANQNETFKLGDGGVEILANNKTDLMAAYLGMFRASAGPPVIAVSPTSLTDTLLVNGTNSLSFDVANDGGSLAGPLTYNITLGTFAGWITFSPTSGVLGANQSETIVVDLDAAGLPTGSYTAVLEVTSDDPVTPQVDVTVTLVVNDAPIVSFSPDSMSFTLDPSVQDSAEMWIFNTGAGPLEYTLEAVIGGSSLKPAHAKLPNGMVKEEMRADIKRRTANRGVANATEESRRNASSGIGVPPAVISGEEVFGDASSSFSGTNRDRGNVFGITTTTTLLEYKQYLNIPTDTEIYFFVYEGAAATGDFSLINQVYFPSSGTGEGFYTSGPTNVLLQAGKFYYIGASWGASSVSYFRGGPAGPIPASFGTLESGVAGTTAGFPPNPGTINSTWSGFSAYYCTINTGAGFLSVAPDAGTVVSGDSSSAMVRVNSENLLGGVYEGSIQINSNDPVSPAVKMPVTLTVNGLAVISTSPDSLQFSELLAGETETLQVEVANIGNGPLTVSNIASTNAAFSPTPTSLVIAPFSAEMVDVVFAPTAAGSFDGYLELTSDDPSTPVDTVVLSGSAIDAPIASISPDSFDVTLAIGSTATDTLVISNDGSTPLEFNVSVEFASAANMKVEVLGQPKNDNQMVIASGKPLPLVALNQTQFAVAMNASGEPDFEAPSFAAGAGNENDPAPSIAGEEVFGSNASSFGPSGLRGRGNLFTVTSSTTLSEHRLYLNPTAATKMHFVVAESDAQVGTYTTISVAELTSAGPGEGWYSSGTVNVPLQAGKFYLIFAQWEGNANYYNEQNIAPYPIQASFGELTAAAGWSTGSVPTYADPPATEHPIAATAFGAAVAYYQTLVTGSGSWLTPSITDGTVPANSSVEVLLTFDPAGLVGGDYEADVVVTSNDPANPELRAYAHMFVVGQALVSADPVVFANPVFVGGMDSTTMVVRNEGNGVLNVTDVASDNAVFSVSQTAFDVAAFDSAEVTVYFMPTAEGGATGTLTISSNDPANPTLAVAVSATAVIAPSFSIDPDSLGANLGFSDSTDAPMLIENTGGSPLSWAVSVILGKSKTVFPEMRGNASNAGEVDAASSQTPGLAELNTPQRVMDDVWDLQFSHDIEAVSGGPGNAGVEFDGQYYYTTRWATNLIHKYEVDGGGNLVLVEEFSITGVTGLRDLAYDGQYFYGGAAAGTIFQMDFDSKTLVGTIASPQPVRHIAYDSDLDAFYVGNWSTDIVLVDRSGAVLNTLPAASHTGTGLYGSAYDNTSDGGPYLWIFDQNGTSTTPPVQTPNLIKQIALPSGVATGVEYDVVPDLGNGVDILLAGGLFISTDIVPGKVTIGGVSQSVPDGLFGYELGDAASGSSFMRITDFTSGVINPGDVGGFTVRLYSEDVDTMYTAALEITTNDPLNSAVVVPVTLVVGGVGVEELETIPTTFAVSRNYPNPFNPTTSIDFQLPQVSNVKLVIYNVLGQQVRTLVNERMQPGKYKANWDGLNDKGASVASGIYIYRFEAGDFNSIQKMILLK, from the coding sequence ATGATGGTGCAGACGGATGGAGGTTCAGATGTCTCCGGATTGATCGGTGCCGGCGATCTCAATGGATTTGTTTTCCCGCACAGTGGTGAAAACAATTTTATGGATCAGCTTCAGCCAATCAACTCTAATGCAATCTGGAAAAATGATGCAACAGACTCAACCCATGGTGTGTTTAATACCAGCTATGGATTGGGACGTGCTATCGGTGCAGTTGCAGAATTTGGCGGAATGGATAATTCTTCCCTCAGCCCTGCGGAACTTCTCCGTAAGCTCGAAGAAAAACGCGCAAATATGATTGTTCGCGAAAGCGGTTCTAAGCCACAAGTAGAACGCCGTCGCAACGAAAATTTTGTGAAGAAGTATTATCCTGCGCAGAAAAACGTCAACGCTAACCAAAATGAAACATTTAAGCTTGGCGATGGTGGTGTCGAAATTCTGGCAAATAATAAAACGGACTTGATGGCTGCTTATCTGGGAATGTTCCGCGCATCCGCCGGCCCGCCCGTTATTGCCGTATCACCGACATCATTAACCGACACACTTCTGGTTAACGGAACAAACTCGTTGAGTTTCGATGTTGCCAACGATGGTGGATCGCTTGCCGGTCCGTTGACTTACAATATTACCCTCGGTACATTCGCAGGATGGATTACATTCTCTCCGACCAGCGGTGTATTAGGTGCAAATCAAAGTGAAACCATTGTGGTAGATCTTGATGCAGCAGGACTCCCAACCGGTTCTTATACCGCTGTATTGGAAGTAACAAGTGACGACCCGGTTACACCACAAGTTGATGTAACAGTTACATTGGTCGTCAACGATGCACCTATTGTAAGCTTCTCGCCGGATTCAATGTCCTTCACGCTGGATCCATCAGTGCAAGATTCTGCTGAAATGTGGATATTTAACACTGGTGCCGGTCCGCTGGAATATACTTTGGAAGCGGTAATTGGTGGTTCTTCTCTTAAACCAGCACATGCCAAACTACCGAATGGCATGGTTAAAGAAGAAATGCGTGCAGATATCAAACGCCGTACTGCTAATCGCGGAGTGGCGAATGCAACAGAAGAGTCTCGCCGAAATGCCAGTTCCGGTATTGGCGTACCTCCTGCAGTTATCAGTGGTGAAGAAGTATTTGGTGATGCTTCGAGTTCTTTCAGCGGCACAAACCGTGACCGTGGTAATGTTTTTGGCATTACAACAACCACAACATTGTTGGAATACAAACAATACTTGAATATACCTACAGATACTGAAATCTACTTCTTTGTTTATGAAGGCGCCGCAGCAACTGGCGATTTCAGCTTAATCAATCAGGTATATTTCCCAAGTTCTGGAACCGGTGAAGGATTTTATACTTCCGGTCCTACCAACGTATTGTTGCAGGCTGGTAAATTCTACTACATCGGTGCATCCTGGGGTGCATCTTCGGTAAGCTATTTCCGTGGTGGTCCCGCCGGACCCATTCCGGCTTCTTTCGGAACATTGGAATCTGGCGTTGCCGGTACAACTGCTGGCTTCCCGCCGAATCCAGGAACGATTAATAGCACCTGGAGTGGTTTCTCTGCTTACTATTGTACGATTAACACCGGCGCCGGATTTTTATCGGTTGCTCCGGATGCAGGCACAGTTGTATCTGGTGATAGCAGTTCGGCTATGGTTCGTGTTAATTCCGAAAATCTGTTGGGTGGTGTTTATGAAGGTAGCATCCAGATCAACAGTAACGATCCGGTTAGCCCGGCTGTAAAAATGCCTGTGACCTTAACGGTTAACGGCTTGGCCGTTATCTCGACCTCTCCTGATTCGTTACAATTCAGCGAGTTGCTCGCAGGTGAAACCGAAACACTGCAAGTTGAAGTTGCCAACATTGGTAATGGACCGTTAACGGTTAGCAACATTGCCAGCACAAATGCTGCATTTTCACCGACACCGACAAGTTTGGTGATTGCACCATTTTCTGCTGAAATGGTTGACGTGGTATTTGCGCCGACAGCAGCGGGCAGCTTTGACGGATATTTGGAACTAACTAGCGACGATCCATCTACGCCAGTTGATACTGTCGTATTAAGTGGATCCGCAATTGATGCGCCAATCGCCAGTATTTCTCCCGATTCATTCGATGTTACTCTGGCAATTGGTAGCACAGCTACCGATACATTGGTAATTTCGAACGATGGTTCCACACCGCTTGAGTTTAATGTGAGCGTGGAATTTGCATCAGCGGCAAATATGAAGGTTGAAGTTTTGGGTCAACCCAAAAACGACAACCAAATGGTCATTGCCTCTGGTAAACCGCTTCCGTTGGTTGCGTTGAACCAAACCCAATTTGCCGTAGCGATGAACGCAAGCGGCGAACCGGATTTTGAAGCGCCGTCCTTTGCAGCAGGCGCTGGCAATGAAAACGATCCGGCTCCGTCTATCGCTGGCGAAGAAGTGTTTGGTAGCAATGCGAGCTCATTCGGCCCGTCTGGACTGCGTGGTCGCGGTAACCTGTTTACCGTAACTTCCAGCACCACACTTTCTGAGCATCGCCTCTATCTGAATCCGACGGCTGCAACCAAAATGCATTTTGTGGTAGCCGAAAGCGATGCACAAGTTGGCACCTACACAACCATCAGCGTTGCAGAACTGACCAGTGCTGGTCCCGGCGAAGGCTGGTACAGCTCCGGCACCGTGAACGTTCCGTTGCAAGCTGGCAAATTCTATCTGATTTTTGCACAGTGGGAAGGCAACGCCAACTATTATAACGAACAAAATATTGCTCCATACCCGATCCAGGCTTCTTTTGGTGAGCTGACAGCAGCAGCAGGCTGGTCTACCGGATCAGTGCCGACCTATGCAGATCCGCCGGCAACGGAACACCCGATTGCTGCCACTGCATTTGGCGCCGCAGTTGCTTATTACCAAACACTGGTTACCGGCAGTGGCTCTTGGTTAACCCCGAGCATCACTGACGGCACAGTGCCTGCAAACAGCAGCGTTGAAGTATTGCTCACCTTCGATCCGGCTGGATTGGTTGGTGGCGATTACGAAGCAGACGTTGTTGTAACATCCAACGACCCGGCAAATCCGGAATTGCGTGCCTATGCACACATGTTCGTGGTTGGCCAGGCTTTGGTTTCCGCTGATCCGGTTGTTTTCGCAAACCCGGTATTTGTCGGTGGAATGGATTCAACAACAATGGTTGTCCGCAACGAAGGCAACGGTGTGCTGAATGTTACCGATGTTGCATCGGATAACGCCGTATTCAGCGTATCCCAAACGGCTTTCGATGTTGCAGCTTTCGATAGCGCAGAAGTTACGGTTTACTTCATGCCGACTGCCGAAGGCGGCGCAACCGGAACGCTCACCATCTCCAGTAACGATCCGGCAAACCCGACCCTGGCTGTTGCCGTATCCGCTACCGCAGTAATTGCGCCTTCGTTCAGCATCGATCCGGATTCACTCGGCGCCAATCTTGGTTTCAGTGATTCAACCGACGCACCGATGTTGATTGAAAACACTGGCGGTTCGCCGTTAAGCTGGGCTGTATCGGTTATTTTAGGCAAGAGCAAAACAGTATTCCCCGAAATGCGTGGCAATGCCTCCAACGCAGGCGAAGTGGATGCTGCAAGCAGCCAAACACCCGGTCTGGCTGAACTGAACACGCCGCAACGCGTAATGGACGATGTTTGGGATCTGCAATTCTCTCACGACATCGAAGCCGTTTCAGGTGGACCGGGAAATGCCGGAGTCGAATTCGACGGTCAGTATTACTATACCACCCGTTGGGCTACCAACCTTATCCACAAATATGAAGTGGACGGTGGCGGAAATCTGGTATTGGTTGAAGAATTCTCCATTACCGGTGTAACCGGTCTTCGTGACTTGGCGTATGACGGTCAGTATTTCTATGGTGGCGCTGCAGCCGGAACCATTTTCCAAATGGATTTCGACAGCAAAACGCTGGTTGGAACGATTGCATCACCCCAACCGGTTCGCCACATTGCATATGACTCCGATCTGGATGCATTCTACGTCGGAAACTGGTCAACCGATATCGTATTGGTCGATCGCTCCGGTGCTGTTCTGAATACATTGCCAGCCGCTTCGCACACCGGAACCGGATTGTATGGTTCTGCATACGATAACACCAGTGATGGCGGACCGTATCTGTGGATTTTTGATCAAAATGGAACCTCTACAACACCGCCGGTGCAAACGCCAAATTTGATCAAACAAATTGCTCTGCCTTCCGGCGTGGCAACTGGTGTTGAATATGACGTAGTACCGGATCTGGGTAACGGTGTTGATATTCTGCTCGCAGGTGGATTGTTCATCTCGACGGATATCGTACCGGGCAAAGTAACCATCGGTGGCGTAAGCCAAAGCGTTCCGGACGGGCTGTTCGGTTACGAACTCGGCGATGCCGCTTCCGGTTCTTCGTTTATGCGCATCACGGATTTCACCTCCGGTGTGATCAATCCGGGTGATGTGGGTGGATTCACTGTTCGTCTTTACAGCGAAGATGTGGATACCATGTATACCGCAGCGCTGGAAATCACCACAAACGATCCGTTGAACTCAGCGGTTGTCGTTCCGGTTACATTAGTTGTCGGTGGTGTTGGCGTGGAAGAATTGGAAACCATTCCGACCACATTTGCCGTCAGCCGTAACTACCCGAACCCCTTCAACCCGACTACCAGTATCGACTTCCAGTTGCCGCAAGTCAGCAACGTGAAGTTGGTTATTTACAACGTATTGGGTCAGCAAGTGCGCACGCTGGTTAACGAGCGCATGCAACCCGGAAAATACAAAGCCAACTGGGACGGATTGAATGACAAGGGTGCATCAGTTGCAAGCGGTATTTACATCTACCGTTTCGAAGCTGGTGATTTCAACAGCATCCAGAAGATGATTCTGCTCAAATAA